The Mytilus edulis chromosome 12, xbMytEdul2.2, whole genome shotgun sequence genome contains a region encoding:
- the LOC139499540 gene encoding low-density lipoprotein receptor 1-like, with protein sequence MDNLLLTIFVYGCLSLLSASATKCARNHVKCRDGIQCVFHGFLCDGFKNCDDHSDEDEDFCKANICQDGYVKCKDNLQCVRAIALCDGYHGCRDNSDEGQDFCRATKCKEPYVKCKDGLQCVHYAFKCDGDYDCRDKSDEDEDACQDLRRSINKF encoded by the exons ATGGACAACCTTTTGCTGACAATCTTTGTATATGGATGCTTGTCATTGTTATCAGCATCAG CGACCAAATGTGCAAGAAACCACGTAAAATGTCGGGATGGAATTCAATGTGTGTTTCACGGGTTCCTCTGTGACGGATTCAAAAATTGTGATGATCATTCTGACGAAGACGAAGACTTTTGCAAAG CAAACATATGCCAGGATGGATATGTAAAATGTAAGGATAATCTTCAGTGTGTTCGTGCTATTGCCCTGTGTGATGGATACCACGGTTGCCGTGATAATTCTGATGAAGGTCAGGACTTTTGCAGAG CAACCAAATGTAAGGAACCATATGTAAAATGCAAGGATGGTCTTCAATGTGTACATTACGCGTTCAAGTGTGATGGAGACTATGATTGTCGTGATAAATCTGATGAAGATGAGGATGCCTGCCAAG aTTTAAGAAGATCTATTAATAAGTTCTAG